One region of Fragaria vesca subsp. vesca linkage group LG4, FraVesHawaii_1.0, whole genome shotgun sequence genomic DNA includes:
- the LOC101310688 gene encoding glutamyl-tRNA(Gln) amidotransferase subunit B, chloroplastic/mitochondrial-like has protein sequence MASTIFRSFQTHPFVFHPTTLLRRKNVLFYCTMRSAQTTQAATQEKVNPPQAKVSNLTQNKTLENALKDYEAVIGIETHVQLSTLTKAFCSCPYNYASQPNTSICPICMGLPGALPILNFKVIEAAVKVGLALNCKLALNSKFDRKQYFYADLPKGYQISQFDVPIATGGYIDLDIPVEFGGGHRKFGVTRVHMEEDAGKLMHSDDGIINVCSFLQVDLNRAGVPLLEIVSEPDMRNGIEAAEYAAEIQRVVRYLGVSNGNMQEGSLRCDVNVSVRPIGQSQFGTKVEIKNLNSFSNMSRAIDYEISRQVLLHSQGQDKEIVQETRLWEEGTQKTVTMRKKEGLSDYRYFPEPDLPGVFLTQEYVDGIHNSLPELPEMKRRRYEKMGLSMQDVLFLANDMNVAEFFDTTITTGADSKLAANWIMSDIAAFMKNEELTITEVKLSPQELAELIASIKDGTISGKIGKQILFELLAKGGTVKGLIEEKDLVQIVDPAEIEKMVEKVLSENPKQLDQYRGGKTKLQGYFAGQIMKLSKGKANPGILNKILLEKLNAKS, from the exons ATGGCCTCCACAATATTTAGAAGCTTTCAGACCCACCCTTTTGTGTTCCATCCCACCACATTACTCAGAAGAAAGAATGTTCTTTTCTACTGCACAATGAGAAGTGCACAAACCACCCAGGCAGCTACCCAAGAAAAGGTTAATCCCCCACAAGCGAAAGTTTCTAACTTGACCCAGAATAAGACACTTGAGAATGCCTTGAAGGACTACGAAGCAGTCATAGGTATCGAAACCCATGTCCAGCTATCTACTCTTACCAAGGCCTTTTGTAGTTGCCCCTATAATTATGCATCTCAACCAAACACTAGTATTTGCCCCATTTGTATGGGTCTGCCTGGTGCTTTACCGATTCTGAACTTTAAGGTCATTGAGGCTGCTGTGAAAGTTGGACTTGCACTCAATTGCAAATTGGCACTGAACTCGAAGTTTGATAGGAAACAGTACTTCTATGCTGACCTTCCAAAGGGGTACCAAATATCCCAGTTTGATGTTCCAATTGCGACTGGTGGCTACATTGATTTGGATATTCCAGTAGAGTTTGGTGGTGGGCACAGAAAGTTTGGCGTTACAAGAGTTCACATGGAAGAAGATGCAGGGAAGTTAATGCATTCAGATGATGGAA TTATCAATGTTTGTTCTTTTCTGCAGGTTGATCTAAATAGAGCGGGTGTACCCTTGCTTGAGATTGTTTCTGAACCTGATATGAGAAATGGTATTGAAGCTGCTGAATATGCTGCCGAAATACAGAGGGTTGTTCGGTATTTGGGAGTGAGTAATGGCAATATGCAAGAAGGTTCACTTCGTTGTGATGTCAATGTTTCTGTCCGACCAATTGGGCAATCACAGTTTGGTACAAAG GTGGAGATAAAAAATTTGAATTCTTTTTCAAACATGAGCAGGGCAATTGATTATGAAATTTCGAGGCAGGTGCTTCTTCATAGTCAGGGCCAAGACAAAGAAATTGTACAGGAAACGCGGCTATGGGAGGAAGGCACTCAG AAAACAGTTACAATGAGGAAGAAAGAAGGACTATCTGATTACCGATATTTTCCTGAACCAGACCTTCCAGGAGTTTTTCTCACCCAAGAATATGTTGATGGTATACATAACTCTTTGCCTGAACTTCCAGAAATGAAGCGTCGAAGGTATGAAAAGATGGGCCTAAGCATGCAGGACGTTCTTTTCCTTGCTAATGACATGAAT GTCGCAGAGTTTTTTGATACTACGATTACAACGGGTGCTGATTCCAAGCTAGCTGCCAACTGGATTATGAGTGATATCGCTGCGTTTATGAAAAATGAAGAGTTGACCATCACTGAGGTCAAGCTTTCCCCCCAAGAGTTGGCTGAGTTAATAGCTTCCATAAAAGATGGGACTATTAGTGGGAAGATAGGGAAACAG ATATTGTTTGAGCTACTAGCAAAAGGTGGTACTGTGAAGGGACTGATAGAAGAAAAAGATTTAGTTCAG ATTGTAGATCCCGCTGAGATTGAGAAAATGGTAGAAAAGGTATTATCTGAGAATCCAAAGCAGCTGGACCAATATCGTGGTGGAAAGACTAAGCTGCAAGGTTATTTTGCTGGCCAG ATAATGAAACTCTCGAAGGGAAAAGCAAATCCGGGGATTTTAAACAAGATTCTATTAGAGAAATTAAATGCCAAAAGCTGA
- the LOC101292405 gene encoding uncharacterized protein LOC101292405 → MDRCIEFDVLDAHGTEYHRWVSDIEQTFIAKDLTETIFPDPDQEPPSKRTKSQALMFLRKHIDPTLRRQYQSKHDPKDLWDALAERFGNIHSTLLPQLIARWDEIRLLDYKKVDDFNGDMLCLQAQLSSCGVEKSDADMIEKTFSTFPSAAKILMNQYRLEFTNKRITTFSGLMTQLLMEEKNNMINDQHNLRPVGTRKIPESNYNCNRSKKAPKHKDQHRNEPYARGNHHHRASSSRGQGSGFSGRTNSWRRDTGAAGPKGGAAPPRKQHARSSSAFDG, encoded by the coding sequence ATGGACAGATGCATTGAATTTGACGTCCTCGACGCCCATGGTACCGAGTACCATCGTTGGGTCTCGGACATAGAACAGACCTTCATCGCTAAGGATCTGACCGAGACCATATTCCCCGATCCAGATCAGGAACCGCCTAGCAAGAGAACAAAATCTCAGGCACTCATGTTCCTTCGTAAGCATATCGATCCCACACTGCGCAGGCAGTATCAATCCAAGCACGATCCAAAAGATCTGTGGGATGCCCTTGCCGAACGCTTCGGCAACATTCACTCGACCTTGCTCCCACAACTAATTGCTCGCTGGGATGAAATCCGACTTTTGGATTACAAGAAGGTTGATGACTTCAACGGGGATATGCTTTGCCTACAAGCTCAACTGAGCTCATGTGGAGTCGAGAAAAGTGATGCCGACATGATCGAAAAGACTTTCTCGACCTTCCCTTCAGCTGCTAAGATCCTCATGAACCAATATCGGCTTGAGTTCACAAATAAGAGGATTACTACATTTAGCGGCTTAATGACGCAACTCCTTATGGAAGAAAAGAATAATATGATCAATGATCAGCATAATTTGCGTCCTGTAGGCACCCGGAAAATTCCGGAATCTAATTACAATTGCAACCGGAGTAAGAAAGCTCCGAAACACAAGGATCAACATAGGAATGAACCTTATGCACGTGGGAATCATCACCACCGTGCCTCTAGTTCTCGGGGACAAGGTAGCGGCTTTAGTGGCCGTACCAACTCATGGCGTCGAGACACCGGTGCCGCCGGCCCCAAGGGCGGCGCCGCTCCTCCTCGGAAGCAGCATGCTCGCTCTTCTTCTGCCTTTGATGGTTAA
- the LOC101311560 gene encoding uncharacterized protein LOC101311560 isoform 1 — protein sequence MQMGKKMKNKTDREAIVSNPVIDLKSIIHQHSQFMDKLVELIPARFYLPNDEDDKPWFQGLSKPAKASAKKETKKNIKQARRDRLDPEKSSTTTLDLLKQSLEKEKSNEDDSDSGEMETKPVVPGLEGDDRSVTYEELQQRLRRKIEQFQSGRNCGVSERARKRIERKERYEKGADDRKRKRETASDEKKPIGTDSVNKNVEQEVAEASKGLTFSRVKLGDDDDVGKKKRRLSKAKELERAKQLEEMKKDPEKGKSLLWKTATSRAAGVKVHDDPKLLKQSIKKDQKKHQKNAEKWKERVETTHKLKQDKQKKRSDNISAKLDEKKKRKIAKREKKLMRPGFEGRKEGYVNGGA from the coding sequence ATGCAGATGGGGAAAAAGATGAAGAATAAAACGGACAGGGAGGCGATTGTTTCTAATCCGGTTATTGATTTGAAGTCTATTATTCATCAGCATTCTCAATTCATGGACAAGCTAGTTGAGCTCATCCCTGCTAGGTTCTATTTACCGAATGATGAGGATGATAAGCCATGGTTTCAAGGCCTGAGCAAGCCTGCAAAGGCTTCAGCTAAGAAGGAAACGAAGAAAAACATTAAGCAAGCTCGCAGGGATCGGTTGGATCCAGAGAAGTCTTCTACAACAACCCTTGATTTGCTAAAGCAAAGTTTGGAAAAGGAGAAGTCGAATGAGGATGATAGTGATAGTGGTGAAATGGAGACTAAACCTGTGGTGCCTGGTCTGGAAGGTGATGACAGGTCAGTGACATATGAGGAACTGCAGCAACGGCTTCGTCGTAAAATTGAACAGTTTCAGTCTGGTCGCAATTGTGGAGTTTCAGAGAGAGCAAGGAAGAGGATTGAAAGGAAGGAGAGATATGAGAAAGGGGCTGATGACAGGAAACGGAAGAGAGAAACTGCATCTGATGAAAAGAAACCTATTGGTACTGATTCAGTGAACAAAAATGTTGAACAAGAGGTTGCAGAGGCTTCTAAAGGGCTCACATTCAGTCGTGTCAAACTTGGGGATGATGATGACGTTGGAAAGAAGAAGAGAAGACTGTCAAAGGCGAAGGAGCTTGAGAGGGCCAAACAGTTGGAAGAAATGAAGAAAGATCCAGAGAAAGGCAAGTCTCTGTTGTGGAAAACAGCAACCAGTAGAGCTGCTGGGGTCAAGGTTCATGATGATCCAAAGTTGCTGAAACAAAGCATTAAAAAGGACCAAAAGAAGCATCAGAAGAATGCTGAGAAATGGAAGGAAAGGGTTGAAACCACACACAAGTTGAAACAAGACAAACAGAAGAAGAGATCTGATAATATATCAGCAAAACTTGATGAGAAGAAAAAGCGCAAAATCGCAAAGAGAGAGAAGAAACTAATGCGGCCAGGATTTGAAGGTCGCAAAGAAGGTTATGTCAATGGGGGTGCATAA
- the LOC101311560 gene encoding uncharacterized protein LOC101311560 isoform 2: MGKKMKNKTDREAIVSNPVIDLKSIIHQHSQFMDKLVELIPARFYLPNDEDDKPWFQGLSKPAKASAKKETKKNIKQARRDRLDPEKSSTTTLDLLKQSLEKEKSNEDDSDSGEMETKPVVPGLEGDDRSVTYEELQQRLRRKIEQFQSGRNCGVSERARKRIERKERYEKGADDRKRKRETASDEKKPIGTDSVNKNVEQEVAEASKGLTFSRVKLGDDDDVGKKKRRLSKAKELERAKQLEEMKKDPEKGKSLLWKTATSRAAGVKVHDDPKLLKQSIKKDQKKHQKNAEKWKERVETTHKLKQDKQKKRSDNISAKLDEKKKRKIAKREKKLMRPGFEGRKEGYVNGGA, from the coding sequence ATGGGGAAAAAGATGAAGAATAAAACGGACAGGGAGGCGATTGTTTCTAATCCGGTTATTGATTTGAAGTCTATTATTCATCAGCATTCTCAATTCATGGACAAGCTAGTTGAGCTCATCCCTGCTAGGTTCTATTTACCGAATGATGAGGATGATAAGCCATGGTTTCAAGGCCTGAGCAAGCCTGCAAAGGCTTCAGCTAAGAAGGAAACGAAGAAAAACATTAAGCAAGCTCGCAGGGATCGGTTGGATCCAGAGAAGTCTTCTACAACAACCCTTGATTTGCTAAAGCAAAGTTTGGAAAAGGAGAAGTCGAATGAGGATGATAGTGATAGTGGTGAAATGGAGACTAAACCTGTGGTGCCTGGTCTGGAAGGTGATGACAGGTCAGTGACATATGAGGAACTGCAGCAACGGCTTCGTCGTAAAATTGAACAGTTTCAGTCTGGTCGCAATTGTGGAGTTTCAGAGAGAGCAAGGAAGAGGATTGAAAGGAAGGAGAGATATGAGAAAGGGGCTGATGACAGGAAACGGAAGAGAGAAACTGCATCTGATGAAAAGAAACCTATTGGTACTGATTCAGTGAACAAAAATGTTGAACAAGAGGTTGCAGAGGCTTCTAAAGGGCTCACATTCAGTCGTGTCAAACTTGGGGATGATGATGACGTTGGAAAGAAGAAGAGAAGACTGTCAAAGGCGAAGGAGCTTGAGAGGGCCAAACAGTTGGAAGAAATGAAGAAAGATCCAGAGAAAGGCAAGTCTCTGTTGTGGAAAACAGCAACCAGTAGAGCTGCTGGGGTCAAGGTTCATGATGATCCAAAGTTGCTGAAACAAAGCATTAAAAAGGACCAAAAGAAGCATCAGAAGAATGCTGAGAAATGGAAGGAAAGGGTTGAAACCACACACAAGTTGAAACAAGACAAACAGAAGAAGAGATCTGATAATATATCAGCAAAACTTGATGAGAAGAAAAAGCGCAAAATCGCAAAGAGAGAGAAGAAACTAATGCGGCCAGGATTTGAAGGTCGCAAAGAAGGTTATGTCAATGGGGGTGCATAA
- the LOC101311268 gene encoding uncharacterized protein LOC101311268 has protein sequence MATVGRNIAAPLLFLNLIMYLIVVGFASWCLNRFINGQTNHPSFGGNGATMFFLIFSIMAGVMGVASKLAGAGHLRAWRSDSLAAAGSSSIVAWALTALAFGLACKQINVGGYRGWRLRVLEAFIIILTFTQLLYLLLIHAGIFSSKYGPGYRDTDYPTAAGGVDPIHKGGTAVPASRVV, from the exons ATGGCGACGGTGGGAAGAAACATAGCAGCTCCTTTGCTGTTTCTCAACTTGATCATGTACTTGATCGTAGTAGGGTTTGCTAGTTGGTGCCTTAACAGGTTCATCAATGGCCAGACCAACCACCCGA GTTTTGGAGGAAATGGTGCAACGATGTTCTTCCTGATCTTTTCCATAATGGCTGGTGTGATGGGAGTAGCGTCGAAGTTGGCTGGAGCAGGCCATCTCAGAGCCTGGAGGAGTGACAGTCTAGCTGCAGCAGGATCTTCATCAATTGTGGCTTGGGCTCTCACTGCACTAGCCTTTGG ACTCGCATGCAAGCAAATCAATGTTGGAGGATACAGGGGATGGAGGCTGAGGGTTTTGGAGGCTTTCATAATAATCTTGACATTCACCCAGCTTTTGTATCTCTTGCTAATCCATGCTGGTATCTTCAGCAGCAAGTATGGTCCTGGTTACCGTGACACCGACTACCCTACAGCTGCCGGCGGTGTCGATCCAATCCACAAGGGCGGAACTGCAGTCCCTGCTTCTAGGGTGGTCTAA
- the LOC101310980 gene encoding uncharacterized protein LOC101310980: MNHQNNKGIGMEGQQQWRPRLSFRSATIMMCLLNLITALLLLQGFLSSASSRSKSSPTSATLRYVRESEEIRLAMQPLELMKRVREIQREASGEPETGQEKETRQTVAVDLSKRLKDLHSANDANSLKALEEWRKRKMERARLRDLEKNGTLTSQA, encoded by the exons ATGAATCACCAAAACAACAAAGGAATAGGAATGGAGGGACAGCAGCAATGGAGGCCCAGACTGTCGTTCAGGAGCGCCACCATAATGATGTGCTTGCTGAACCTCATCACTGCTCTTCTTTTGCTTCAGGGCTTTCTCTCATCTGCTTCTTCCCGCTCCAAATCCTCACCCACTTCAG CCACACTCAGGTATGTTAGAGAATCTGAAGAGATCCGTCTTGCTATGCAACCTTTGGAACTAATGAAAAGG GTGAGGGAAATCCAACGAGAAGCATCTGGAGAACCAGAAACAGGCCAAGAGAAAGAGACAAGGCAAACAGTTGCAGTTGACCTCTCAAAAAGATTGAAGGATCTGCATTCAGCTAACGATGCTAACAGCTTGAAAG CCTTGGAAGAGTGGCGTAAACGGAAGATGGAACGAGCAAGACTACGTGACCTGGAGAAAAATGGAACACTCACGTCTCAAGCTTGA